The Paracoccus sediminicola genome has a segment encoding these proteins:
- a CDS encoding PAS domain-containing protein — protein sequence MGDERDDKRKGVDRIGAEHTGDKIAGAAADGVSGGGSVGKGTGGNCEIVSISAVAPDPGRITAEMRAYWESLRRGRAIPERADVEPNGIRQALDYAFILERIAPGAARFRLAGRHLVDLMGMEVRGMPVCALLNTESRGRFSDVLETVFRGPQIAEMVLRAPPGYGRPELCGKILVLPLKSDLGDITRALGCLVTKGEIGRGPRRFDVAAETLFPVIDGAQTLPPRSGKPTGTPAAGPGPNLPRPVLQPLSDKDSPEDRRARFRVIATEDRR from the coding sequence ATGGGTGATGAGCGGGACGACAAGCGCAAGGGTGTGGATCGCATCGGCGCAGAGCATACGGGCGACAAGATCGCGGGCGCAGCGGCGGACGGGGTTTCGGGCGGCGGCAGTGTGGGGAAAGGGACTGGCGGCAATTGCGAGATCGTCTCGATCAGTGCCGTCGCGCCCGATCCCGGGCGGATCACCGCCGAGATGCGCGCCTATTGGGAATCGCTGCGCCGCGGCCGGGCGATCCCGGAACGCGCCGATGTCGAACCCAACGGCATCCGGCAGGCGCTGGATTATGCCTTCATCCTGGAACGCATCGCGCCGGGCGCGGCGCGGTTCCGCCTTGCCGGGCGGCATCTCGTCGATCTGATGGGGATGGAGGTGCGCGGCATGCCGGTCTGCGCGCTTCTGAATACGGAAAGCCGGGGCCGGTTCTCGGACGTGCTGGAAACCGTGTTTCGCGGCCCGCAAATCGCCGAGATGGTCTTGCGCGCCCCGCCCGGATATGGCCGCCCGGAGCTTTGCGGCAAGATCCTCGTGCTGCCGCTGAAATCCGATCTCGGCGACATCACCCGCGCGCTCGGCTGTCTGGTCACCAAGGGGGAGATCGGGCGCGGCCCGCGCCGTTTCGATGTCGCCGCCGAAACGCTGTTTCCCGTGATCGACGGCGCGCAGACCCTGCCGCCCAGATCTGGCAAGCCGACAGGGACACCCGCCGCCGGTCCCGGCCCGAACCTGCCCCGCCCGGTTCTGCAACCGCTGAGCGACAAAGACTCGCCCGAGGATCGACGCGCCCGATTCCGCGTCATTGCGACCGAAGATCGTCGCTAA